A single genomic interval of Dysidea avara chromosome 6, odDysAvar1.4, whole genome shotgun sequence harbors:
- the LOC136257613 gene encoding tripartite motif-containing protein 44-like, with product MSEKRTQRDRDDVPESSAPKKAKHEEEEEEIEGEDDSDAGQSEEEEETYSNDQPNSEEDDDDDISDGDEVDEEQSSDGGGAIIEGLEVELKKMDDGNFLLLQVGDAPRELKVVTPSNILMEISKYCKEKFSAGVIPVVDAKDIEVVTDIDEELVCHAEILEPADPFTKSTKELEHALKEEWTVVRIEGYKENFGTLHFASCDEGEQ from the exons ATGAGCGAAAAACGGACACAGCGAGACAGAG ATGATGTACCGGAGTCTTCTGCACCAAAGAAAGCCAAACAtgaagaagaggaagaagaaatCG AAGGGGAGGATGATTCTGATGCTGGTCAGTCAGAAGAGGAGGAGGAGACATATTCTAATGATCAGCCAAACTCCGAGGAAGATGACGATGATGACATCAGTGATGGTGATGAGGTGGATGAAGAACAGTCCTCAG ATGGTGGTGGAGCTATTATTGAGGGGTTGGAGGTAGAGCTGAAGAAGATGGATGATGGGAATTTTTTGTTGTTACAAGTAGGCGATGCCCCCAGGGAGTTGAAGGTAGTAACACCATCCAATATTCTAATGGAAATATCAAAAT ATTGTAAGGAGAAATTCTCTGCTGGAGTGATACCGGTAGTAGATGCTAAAGACATTGAAGTGGTAACAGACATCGACGAAGAATTAGTCTGCCATGCAGAAATCCTTGAACCTGCCGATCCATTCACAAAAAGCACTAAGGAGTTGGAGCACGCCTTGAAAGAAGAATGGACAGTAGTTAGAATAGAAGGATATAAAGAAAATTTTGGGACATTACATTTCGCCTCGTGTGATGAAGGCGAACAATAG
- the LOC136257606 gene encoding max-binding protein MNT-like isoform X1 yields MVEDDRDIDIETDGDDEVNGRMGVSKRYHHNELERKRRDHIKDSFSLLRDVVPAVAGEKISRALILNKASDFIKEMKIKNQQHEEEIETLRQSNFILEEQVKLLQKSRSSGSTESAEKILQSLSGQISEKMKNYNASRPTWEEKNAQIASRLQNSILTQNLSVKSAQNFMDKFVHKQGSNNIPSPSSLIEPSSYYAAPEMSSVEPQTSPDDDDDSVASSSSRIPVNVPTSTMTAKPIKANLAGMVVASPIVSGSGGKVPRGVVTATPVTTQNNTTAQQAPPQQQNPTAINLANALKALAAQSLRVQQLKKIQGETSTSTAMAIEKKPTTSDKAQTTANRQVPIPVAMAEIPTTPATAASNPVTTDVWPVESLPKAPEVNKPTPKLVVPAQTTVPISIQQLAATTSNIVTQESADSTVLESATQVSLNAILGTNLSPEAERLLNALITSLQPQSQSGGQQQQQTLPATVQTVPIASVVSSATPPFSNTVSSQATPQYAPFPSSGTRAAMTEQVPGNSGSDHFIEHDTTQLLQTPEMVDDPLSDSGDLSHLCDLDAFTASSDTDNKRPLELSDSLFTGTSLKRPRMDSDF; encoded by the exons ATGGTTGAAGACGACAGGGATATTGACATAGAAACAGATGGCGATGATGAGGTGAATGGGCGG ATGGGGGTATCAAAACGTTATCACCACAATGAGTTGGAGAGGAAACGTAGGGACCATATTAAGGACAGCTTCAGTCTGCTACGTGATGTGGTCCCAGCAGTGGCTGGAGAGAAG ATATCTCGGGCTCTGATACTGAATAAGGCGTCGGATTTTATTAAGGAGATGAAAATTAAGAACCAACAACATGAG GAAGAAATAGAAACACTTCGACAAAGCAATTTCATTCTTGAAGAGCAAG TGAAGTTGCTGCAGAAGTCAAGGTCATCTGGTTCAACTGAAAGTGCAGAGAAAATTCTTCAATCATTGTCAGGCCAGATCTCAGAGAAGATGAAAAATTACAATGCCTCTCGGCCGACTTGGGAAGAGAAGAACGCTCAGATTGCCAGCCGCTTACAGAACTCCATTCTCACACAGAACCTCTCGGTGAAATCTGCACAGAATTTTATGGATAAATTTGTCCACAAGCAGGGCTCCAACAACATACCTTCTCCATCATCACTAATTGAGCCTAGTAGCTACTACGCTGCACCGGAGATGTCTTCTGTAGAACCTCAAACTTCtccagatgatgatgatgacagtgTTGCAAGCAGTAGTAGTAGAATTCCAGTTAATGTTCCTACAAGTACGATGACAGCTAAACCGATCAAAGCCAATCTTGCAGGAATGGTGGTAGCATCACCAATTGTATCTGGCagtggtgggaaagtccctagaGGTGTCGTTACAGCTACTCCTGTGACAACACAGAATAACACTACTGCTCAACAAGCACCACCCCAACAGCAGAACCCAACTGCCATTAATCTCGCCAATGCCTTGAAGGCTCTTGCAGCTCAATCTCTTCGGGTTCAACAGCTTAAGAAGATACAAGGTGAAACATCTACATCAACAGCAATGGCAATAGAAAAGAAGCCAACCACATCTGATAAAGCTCAAACAACAGCAAACCGACAGGTACCTATTCCAGTTGCTATGGCAGAAATTCCTACCACACCAGCGACTGCAGCAAGTAACCCAGTTACTACTGACGTATGGCCAGTAGAATCATTACCTAAGGCCCCAGAAGTTAACAAACCAACTCCTAAACTAGTTGTCCCTGCTCAGACCACTGTGCCAATATCAATACAGCAGTTGGCTGCCACAACTAGTAATATTGTTACACAGGAGTCAGCTGATTCTACTGTATTGGAATCTGCCACTCAGGTCAGCTTGAATGCCATACTGGGAACTAACTTATCTCCTGAGGCTGAACGACTGCTTAATGCTCTTATCACTTCATTGCAACCACAATCACAATCTGGaggacaacaacaacaacaaacattGCCAGCTACTGTTCAAACAGTACCCATCGCATCTGTCGTTTCATCTGCTACTCCGCCGTTTAGTAACACCGTCTCGTCACAGGCTACCCCACAATATGCACCTTTCCCATCGTCTGGTACTCGAGCTGCCATGACAGAACAAGTCCCAGGTAACAGTGGCAGTGATCACTTTATTGAACATGATACCACACAGTTGCTTCAAACTCCGGAGATGGTCGATGATCCTTTGTCAGATTCAGGTGATTTGAGTCATCTTTGTGATCTTGATGCCTTTACGGCTAGTTCTGATACTGACAATAAACGTCCGTTGGAACTATCTGATTCACTTTTCACAGGAACCTCTTTAAAGAGACCACGTATGGATTCTGACTTTTAA
- the LOC136257606 gene encoding max-binding protein MNT-like isoform X2 has protein sequence MVEDDRDIDIETDGDDEMGVSKRYHHNELERKRRDHIKDSFSLLRDVVPAVAGEKISRALILNKASDFIKEMKIKNQQHEEEIETLRQSNFILEEQVKLLQKSRSSGSTESAEKILQSLSGQISEKMKNYNASRPTWEEKNAQIASRLQNSILTQNLSVKSAQNFMDKFVHKQGSNNIPSPSSLIEPSSYYAAPEMSSVEPQTSPDDDDDSVASSSSRIPVNVPTSTMTAKPIKANLAGMVVASPIVSGSGGKVPRGVVTATPVTTQNNTTAQQAPPQQQNPTAINLANALKALAAQSLRVQQLKKIQGETSTSTAMAIEKKPTTSDKAQTTANRQVPIPVAMAEIPTTPATAASNPVTTDVWPVESLPKAPEVNKPTPKLVVPAQTTVPISIQQLAATTSNIVTQESADSTVLESATQVSLNAILGTNLSPEAERLLNALITSLQPQSQSGGQQQQQTLPATVQTVPIASVVSSATPPFSNTVSSQATPQYAPFPSSGTRAAMTEQVPGNSGSDHFIEHDTTQLLQTPEMVDDPLSDSGDLSHLCDLDAFTASSDTDNKRPLELSDSLFTGTSLKRPRMDSDF, from the exons ATGGTTGAAGACGACAGGGATATTGACATAGAAACAGATGGCGATGATGAG ATGGGGGTATCAAAACGTTATCACCACAATGAGTTGGAGAGGAAACGTAGGGACCATATTAAGGACAGCTTCAGTCTGCTACGTGATGTGGTCCCAGCAGTGGCTGGAGAGAAG ATATCTCGGGCTCTGATACTGAATAAGGCGTCGGATTTTATTAAGGAGATGAAAATTAAGAACCAACAACATGAG GAAGAAATAGAAACACTTCGACAAAGCAATTTCATTCTTGAAGAGCAAG TGAAGTTGCTGCAGAAGTCAAGGTCATCTGGTTCAACTGAAAGTGCAGAGAAAATTCTTCAATCATTGTCAGGCCAGATCTCAGAGAAGATGAAAAATTACAATGCCTCTCGGCCGACTTGGGAAGAGAAGAACGCTCAGATTGCCAGCCGCTTACAGAACTCCATTCTCACACAGAACCTCTCGGTGAAATCTGCACAGAATTTTATGGATAAATTTGTCCACAAGCAGGGCTCCAACAACATACCTTCTCCATCATCACTAATTGAGCCTAGTAGCTACTACGCTGCACCGGAGATGTCTTCTGTAGAACCTCAAACTTCtccagatgatgatgatgacagtgTTGCAAGCAGTAGTAGTAGAATTCCAGTTAATGTTCCTACAAGTACGATGACAGCTAAACCGATCAAAGCCAATCTTGCAGGAATGGTGGTAGCATCACCAATTGTATCTGGCagtggtgggaaagtccctagaGGTGTCGTTACAGCTACTCCTGTGACAACACAGAATAACACTACTGCTCAACAAGCACCACCCCAACAGCAGAACCCAACTGCCATTAATCTCGCCAATGCCTTGAAGGCTCTTGCAGCTCAATCTCTTCGGGTTCAACAGCTTAAGAAGATACAAGGTGAAACATCTACATCAACAGCAATGGCAATAGAAAAGAAGCCAACCACATCTGATAAAGCTCAAACAACAGCAAACCGACAGGTACCTATTCCAGTTGCTATGGCAGAAATTCCTACCACACCAGCGACTGCAGCAAGTAACCCAGTTACTACTGACGTATGGCCAGTAGAATCATTACCTAAGGCCCCAGAAGTTAACAAACCAACTCCTAAACTAGTTGTCCCTGCTCAGACCACTGTGCCAATATCAATACAGCAGTTGGCTGCCACAACTAGTAATATTGTTACACAGGAGTCAGCTGATTCTACTGTATTGGAATCTGCCACTCAGGTCAGCTTGAATGCCATACTGGGAACTAACTTATCTCCTGAGGCTGAACGACTGCTTAATGCTCTTATCACTTCATTGCAACCACAATCACAATCTGGaggacaacaacaacaacaaacattGCCAGCTACTGTTCAAACAGTACCCATCGCATCTGTCGTTTCATCTGCTACTCCGCCGTTTAGTAACACCGTCTCGTCACAGGCTACCCCACAATATGCACCTTTCCCATCGTCTGGTACTCGAGCTGCCATGACAGAACAAGTCCCAGGTAACAGTGGCAGTGATCACTTTATTGAACATGATACCACACAGTTGCTTCAAACTCCGGAGATGGTCGATGATCCTTTGTCAGATTCAGGTGATTTGAGTCATCTTTGTGATCTTGATGCCTTTACGGCTAGTTCTGATACTGACAATAAACGTCCGTTGGAACTATCTGATTCACTTTTCACAGGAACCTCTTTAAAGAGACCACGTATGGATTCTGACTTTTAA
- the LOC136257902 gene encoding uncharacterized protein, with the protein MNVLKACGDYIKRLMFPDHVPPTSLIGMLSHCKNVTQLSLPPETKIDSEELRLAVQHMKHLEKLEVQLCTGIKPLLQIGGLKGLTVHVPKEHHSSCGPFVQVWIMRRCIPCNFSIITERFNFYKEVGFLESLLRPYFTPLMGYTSFFKLYYYFEVPLNLFQNLPVFQFEFGKNTVHPFIDANDVGITGLDWPVLALTDTPCNGKRASIASNAVRDIFERRNFSLNVDSLACVTEFSCQFLDDSFKSHQLEQLALACPNLQRLNLQGNDCLHSLKGLRAIVSHCPDVCGLNLMYIGVEQVESHLGLWELLSKMKLTHLFVDTCLFCGDSDEEKLVQLFQKCSSLQALQIERCYYHHNCEKCTKCRVNWSLLSHFPVLKYCRFSPDHSTVLQDIINGCKQLTILSCNCFNSKSLSVSSVSTCHLQQLSITKLKTNIPDIFMETVSAHGGLVHVAFDVLSVSAEGITSLVDNSPGLLTCNISVQQSITHDQDDFEGYLKQRFLRRKLFNVGRFTMQGRSDCIPRTDLYPLWHCHEMLFV; encoded by the coding sequence ATGAACGTGTTGAAGGCTTGTGGAGACTACATTAAACGATTGATGTTTCCTGACCACGTGCCACCTACGTCACTGATTGGGATGCTGAGCCATTGTAAAAATGTAACACAACTTAGTCTACCACCAGAAACTAAGATAGACTCTGAAGAACTCAGACTAGCTGTACAACACATGAAACATTTGGAGAAGTTAGAAGTTCAGTTATGTACTGGTATCAAGCCATTACTTCAGATTGGTGGGTTAAAGGGACTCACAGTACATGTACCAAAAGAACATCATTCATCCTGTGGTCCATTTGTACAGGTGTGGATAATGAGACGTTGTATTCCTTGTAACTTTAGCATTATCACTGAAAGGTTTAATTTTTACAAAGAGGTTGGTTTTCTAGAGTCACTGTTGCGACCATATTTTACACCACTGATGGGGTACACTTCCTTTTTCAAGCTATACTATTACTTTGAAGTACCACTAAACCTTTTCCAAAATTTACCAGTGTTTCAGTTTGAGTTTGGTAAAAATACTGTCCACCCATTCATAGATGCTAATGATGTTGGAATAACAGGTTTGGACTGGCCTGTCTTGGCATTGACAGATACTCCATGTAATGGCAAAAGAGCAAGTATTGCATCAAATGCTGTGCGTGATATATTTGAACGTAGAAACTTCAGTTTGAATGTAGACAGTCTTGCTTGTGTCACCGAGTTTAGTTGTCAGTTTTTAGATGACTCATTTAAATCTCACCAGCTGGAACAATTGGCTCTTGCTTGTCCAAATCTTCAGCGTCTTAACTTACAAGGCAATGACTGTTTACACAGTTTGAAAGGTCTTCGTGCAATTGTTTCCCATTGCCCTGATGTGTGTGGGTTAAACTTGATGTACATTGGAGTTGAACAAGTAGAAAGTCACCTCGGATTGTGGGAGTTATTGAGCAAGATGAAGCTAACACATCTTTTCGTAGATACTTGTTTATTTTGTGGCGATTCCGATGAAGAAAAACTGGTACAGTTGTTTCAGAAATGTTCTAGTCTGCAAGCACTACAAATTGAGCGCTGTTACTACCATCACAACTGtgaaaagtgcacaaaatgtaGAGTCAATTGGTCATTGTTGTCTCACTTCCCAGTACTAAAGTATTGCAGGTTTTCTCCTGACCATTCAACTGTCTTACAGGATATTATTAATGGTTGTAAACAGCTGACAATACTATCATGTAATTGTTTTAATTCCAAATCTCTCTCGGTCTCATCAGTTTCTACATGTCATTTGCAACAGTTGAGCATTACAAAACTTAAGACCAATATTCCTGACATCTTCATGGAGACGGTATctgctcatggtggactggtacatgtcGCTTTTGATGTACTTTCGGTGTCTGCTGAAGGGATTACCAGTCTTGTTGATAATTCCCCTGGACTGCTGACTTGTAACATATCTGTGCAACAGTCTATCACGCACGATCAAGATGACTTTGAGGGTTATTTAAAACAAAGGTTTCTTAGAAGAAAACTATTCAATGTTGGTAGGTTTACAATGCAAGGTCGCAGTGATTGTATACCCAGAACTGATCTTTATCCGTTGTGGCATTGTCACGAAATGTTGTTTGTTTAA